A single genomic interval of Acidovorax sp. 1608163 harbors:
- a CDS encoding tannase/feruloyl esterase family alpha/beta hydrolase: MSTRKNRAFYAAQPSTGRYHPTLALSAIAVALLAGCGGSDAGLPQLTAAQPATLQSCATLASSLALPDTRITSSELVAEGGLTATGVTTPIPAHCLVKGKMKERTGPVDGAAYAIGFEIRMPVNWNGRFLYQANGGLDGSVVTALGSVSGAAPVAPALVQGFAVLSSDAGHGAPTPFFGLDPQARLDYGYQAVGTLTPMAKNLIKGAYGKAPDRSYLAGCSNGGRHAMVGASRYAEQYDGILAGNPGFHLPKAATTQLWKAQQYAKVAGKDASGQPDLTTAVTPAEFKLISSKIVAKCDALDGVVDGQVQDVAACQTAFNLQTDVPTCTGSRDGSCISAEQKGVLASIFAGPKNSKGEALYTGTWFDPGIAGANFASWHFGSPATRDAGAVAFIFTTPPSTVAAFSATTGLQYALNFSMETDYPKMFATNATYTESPWSYMTPPNEADLSPLKNRGGKMIVFHGVADGVFSPMDTAQWMDKLQANHGNDAGAFARLFLIPGMNHCSGGPATDQFDMLAPLVAWVEQGKAPDSVTAKVRGAGANVVNTELPASWSANRSRPLCVYPKVARYNGTGDVESASSFSCK; this comes from the coding sequence ATGAGCACCCGAAAGAACCGTGCCTTTTACGCTGCGCAGCCATCCACCGGCCGCTACCACCCCACCCTGGCGCTCTCGGCCATCGCCGTCGCGCTGCTGGCGGGGTGTGGCGGCTCAGACGCAGGATTGCCGCAGCTCACGGCTGCGCAGCCCGCCACCCTGCAGTCGTGCGCCACGCTGGCCAGCAGCCTGGCACTGCCCGACACGCGCATCACATCGTCTGAACTGGTGGCAGAGGGCGGCCTGACGGCCACGGGCGTCACCACGCCCATCCCCGCGCACTGCCTCGTCAAAGGCAAGATGAAGGAGCGCACCGGCCCGGTGGACGGCGCGGCGTACGCCATCGGCTTCGAGATCCGGATGCCCGTCAACTGGAACGGCCGCTTCCTCTACCAGGCCAACGGCGGGCTCGATGGCTCGGTGGTCACCGCGCTGGGCTCCGTCAGCGGCGCTGCCCCCGTGGCCCCTGCGCTGGTGCAGGGCTTTGCGGTGCTCAGCTCAGACGCAGGCCACGGCGCCCCCACACCCTTCTTCGGGCTGGACCCGCAAGCCCGGCTGGACTACGGCTACCAGGCCGTGGGCACCCTCACGCCCATGGCCAAGAACCTGATCAAGGGCGCCTACGGCAAGGCCCCAGACCGCTCGTACCTGGCAGGCTGCTCCAACGGCGGGCGCCACGCCATGGTGGGCGCATCGCGCTATGCAGAGCAGTACGACGGCATCCTGGCGGGCAACCCCGGCTTTCACCTGCCCAAGGCGGCCACCACCCAATTGTGGAAGGCGCAGCAATACGCCAAGGTGGCAGGCAAAGACGCCAGCGGCCAGCCCGACCTGACCACCGCCGTCACGCCCGCAGAGTTCAAGCTCATCAGCAGCAAGATCGTGGCGAAGTGCGACGCGCTGGACGGCGTGGTCGACGGCCAGGTTCAGGATGTGGCCGCCTGCCAGACCGCCTTCAACCTGCAAACCGACGTGCCCACCTGCACCGGCTCGCGCGATGGCTCGTGCATCTCTGCCGAACAAAAGGGCGTGCTGGCCAGCATCTTTGCAGGCCCCAAGAACAGCAAGGGCGAAGCGCTGTACACCGGCACCTGGTTTGACCCCGGCATTGCGGGCGCCAACTTTGCGTCATGGCACTTTGGCTCGCCCGCCACGCGCGATGCGGGCGCGGTGGCCTTCATCTTCACCACACCGCCCAGCACCGTGGCCGCCTTCAGCGCCACCACCGGCCTGCAGTACGCGCTGAACTTCAGCATGGAGACGGACTACCCCAAGATGTTCGCCACCAACGCCACGTACACCGAGTCGCCCTGGTCGTACATGACGCCGCCCAATGAGGCAGACCTGAGCCCCCTGAAAAACCGTGGCGGCAAGATGATCGTCTTCCACGGCGTGGCCGACGGCGTGTTCTCGCCCATGGACACCGCCCAATGGATGGACAAGCTGCAGGCCAACCACGGCAACGACGCGGGTGCCTTCGCCCGCCTGTTCCTCATTCCCGGTATGAACCACTGCTCCGGCGGCCCCGCCACCGACCAGTTCGACATGCTGGCCCCGCTGGTGGCCTGGGTGGAACAAGGCAAGGCGCCGGACAGCGTGACAGCGAAGGTGCGCGGCGCAGGGGCCAATGTGGTCAACACCGAACTGCCCGCCAGCTGGTCTGCCAACCGCAGCCGCCCACTGTGCGTGTACCCCAAGGTGGCGCGCTACAACGGCACGGGGGATGTAGAGAGTGCCAGCAGCTTTAGCTGCAAATAA
- a CDS encoding tannase/feruloyl esterase family alpha/beta hydrolase, with protein sequence MAAPAHAALPQLTAAQPATLQSCTDLASRLKLPDTRITSSELVTEGNLTIKEMTTPVPAHCLVKGKMKERTGPVDGAAYALGFEVRMPVHWNGRFLYQANGGLDGEIVPALGAVSGGAPVAPALVQGFAVLSSDAGHPTPSPFFGVDPQARLDYGYQAVGALTPMAKNLIKSAYGKGPDRSYLAGCSNGGRHAMVGASRYADQYDGILAGNPGVYLPKAAATQLWKAQQYAKVASKDANGQPDLKTAVTPAEFKLISSKIVEKCDALDGVADGQVNDVAACQAVFDLQRDVPNCTGTRDGTCISSEQKGVLSTIFAGPKNSKGEALYPGTWWDPGVMGSNFSWWHFDAPPTRNAGSVAFIFTTPPLSVADFRAKTGMQYAMEFDLDTDFPRIFATTALYPESPWAYMTPPNATDLSGLKNRGGKMIVYHGTADSVFSPIDTAQWMDQLQAHHGNQADTFARLFMVPGMNHCAGGPATDQFDMLAPLVAWVEQGKAPDTVTANARGAGANVVNTELPASWSANRTRPLCVYPKVARYNGKGDVESASSFSCK encoded by the coding sequence ATGGCCGCCCCCGCCCACGCTGCGTTGCCCCAGCTCACGGCGGCGCAGCCCGCCACCTTGCAATCGTGTACCGACCTGGCAAGCCGCCTGAAGCTGCCCGACACCCGCATCACCTCGTCAGAGCTGGTGACAGAAGGCAACCTCACCATCAAGGAGATGACCACGCCCGTGCCCGCGCACTGCCTTGTCAAAGGCAAGATGAAAGAGCGCACTGGTCCGGTGGACGGTGCCGCGTATGCCCTGGGCTTTGAAGTCCGCATGCCCGTTCACTGGAATGGCCGATTTCTGTACCAGGCCAACGGCGGGCTGGATGGTGAAATCGTGCCGGCCCTGGGCGCTGTCAGCGGTGGTGCCCCCGTGGCCCCTGCGCTGGTCCAGGGCTTTGCCGTGCTCAGCTCTGACGCAGGCCACCCCACGCCCAGCCCTTTCTTTGGCGTAGACCCACAGGCCCGGCTGGACTATGGCTACCAGGCCGTGGGCGCCCTCACGCCCATGGCCAAGAACCTGATCAAGAGCGCCTATGGCAAAGGCCCCGACCGCTCGTACCTGGCCGGTTGCTCCAACGGCGGCCGCCACGCCATGGTGGGCGCATCGCGCTATGCAGACCAGTACGACGGCATTCTGGCGGGCAACCCCGGCGTGTATCTGCCCAAGGCCGCAGCCACCCAGTTGTGGAAGGCCCAGCAATACGCCAAAGTGGCCAGCAAAGACGCCAACGGCCAGCCCGACCTGAAAACCGCCGTCACCCCGGCAGAGTTCAAGCTCATCAGCAGCAAGATCGTGGAAAAGTGCGATGCGCTGGATGGCGTAGCCGACGGCCAGGTCAACGACGTGGCCGCATGCCAGGCCGTGTTTGACCTGCAGCGCGATGTGCCCAACTGCACGGGCACACGCGACGGCACCTGCATCTCCAGCGAGCAAAAGGGCGTGCTCTCCACCATCTTTGCAGGCCCCAAAAACAGCAAGGGCGAAGCCCTGTACCCCGGCACCTGGTGGGACCCCGGCGTGATGGGCAGCAACTTCTCGTGGTGGCACTTTGATGCGCCCCCTACGCGCAACGCAGGCTCGGTGGCGTTCATCTTCACCACACCGCCCCTCTCTGTGGCCGACTTCCGCGCCAAGACAGGCATGCAGTACGCGATGGAGTTCGACCTGGACACCGACTTCCCCCGCATCTTCGCGACCACCGCGCTGTACCCCGAATCGCCTTGGGCCTACATGACGCCGCCCAACGCCACAGACCTGAGCGGCCTGAAGAACCGCGGCGGCAAGATGATCGTCTACCACGGCACCGCAGACTCGGTGTTCTCGCCCATCGACACCGCCCAGTGGATGGACCAGCTGCAAGCCCACCACGGCAACCAGGCCGACACCTTTGCTCGCCTTTTCATGGTGCCCGGCATGAACCACTGCGCGGGCGGCCCCGCCACCGACCAGTTCGACATGCTGGCCCCGCTGGTAGCCTGGGTGGAACAAGGCAAGGCCCCCGACACGGTGACCGCCAACGCCCGTGGTGCTGGGGCCAATGTGGTGAACACTGAACTGCCCGCCAGTTGGTCTGCAAACCGCACGCGGCCACTGTGCGTGTACCCCAAAGTGGCGCGCTACAACGGCAAGGGGGATGTGGAGAGTGCGAGCAGTTTTAGCTGCAAGTGA
- a CDS encoding IS3 family transposase (programmed frameshift): MKRVRYPAEFKAEAVKQVTERGHGVVDVAKRLGMSDKSLYLWVRLAKEQSSAGGAETSQLKAEVSRLKAELKRANEERDILKKGRNVLCQAVRVKYAFMAEHKGQFRLSSMCRVLRVQRSGYYAWKANPKSKRALADDVLLASIRQSFDDSHGIYGSPRILRDLREDGMACGQKRVARLMRQAQLRSVRGYKRPRYRVGLPATAAPNRLQREFTVTLPNQVWVTDITYIRTHEGWLYLTAVIDLYSRMVVGWAMNSSMATELVLDALTMAVWRRRPTGPVMIHSDQGSQFGSDDFARWCKDNQLVPSMSRRGNCWDNAVAESFFSSLKKERIKRHIYATRQDAKSDVFDYIEGFYNRIRRHSHLDQLSPLAFEQLRNGS; encoded by the exons ATGAAGAGAGTGCGATACCCGGCTGAGTTCAAGGCAGAAGCCGTCAAACAGGTGACCGAGCGTGGTCATGGGGTAGTGGATGTAGCCAAGCGATTGGGCATGTCGGACAAAAGCCTGTACCTGTGGGTGCGGCTTGCCAAAGAGCAATCGAGCGCAGGGGGGGCAGAGACAAGCCAGCTCAAGGCCGAGGTATCCCGGCTCAAAGCGGAGCTCAAAAGGGCCAATGAGGAGCGCGACATCCTAAAAAAGG GCCGCAACGTACTTTGCCAAGCTGTCCGGGTGAAGTACGCATTCATGGCCGAACATAAAGGCCAGTTCCGGCTCAGCAGCATGTGCCGCGTTCTGCGCGTACAGCGCAGTGGCTATTACGCTTGGAAGGCCAATCCAAAGTCCAAACGCGCCTTAGCCGACGATGTCTTGCTGGCAAGCATTCGGCAATCCTTTGACGACAGCCACGGGATTTATGGAAGCCCACGCATCCTGCGGGACTTGCGAGAGGACGGTATGGCGTGCGGTCAAAAACGTGTAGCACGCCTGATGCGCCAGGCCCAACTGCGCTCAGTGCGTGGTTACAAGCGGCCACGCTACCGAGTCGGTCTTCCTGCGACTGCCGCACCGAACCGGTTGCAACGTGAGTTCACGGTCACGCTACCGAACCAAGTGTGGGTCACCGACATTACCTATATCCGAACCCATGAGGGCTGGTTGTACCTAACGGCCGTAATTGACCTGTACTCGCGCATGGTGGTCGGCTGGGCGATGAACTCCAGCATGGCTACAGAGTTGGTGTTGGATGCGCTCACGATGGCAGTGTGGCGCAGGCGCCCAACGGGTCCAGTGATGATCCATTCCGACCAAGGAAGTCAGTTTGGCAGTGACGACTTCGCCCGCTGGTGCAAGGACAACCAATTGGTGCCAAGCATGAGCCGACGTGGAAACTGTTGGGACAACGCGGTAGCAGAGTCCTTCTTCAGCAGCTTGAAGAAGGAGAGAATCAAACGCCATATCTATGCCACCAGGCAAGACGCCAAGTCAGATGTGTTTGACTACATCGAAGGTTTTTACAATCGAATCCGTCGGCACAGTCACCTAGACCAACTGAGTCCGCTGGCATTCGAACAACTTCGAAACGGAAGTTGA